A window of the Proteus terrae subsp. cibarius genome harbors these coding sequences:
- the pstS gene encoding phosphate ABC transporter substrate-binding protein PstS — translation MKLMRTTLTSVIAAAFSMTALSAQATTSLTGAGATFPAPVYAKWADSYQKETGNKINYQGIGSSGGVKQINANTVDFGASDAPLTDEKLQADGLFQFPTVIGGVVMAVNIPGIKSGELTLDGDTIGNIYLGKIQKWNDPAISKLNPGVKLPDQNIAVIRRADGSGTSFVFTSYLSKVNSAWKDEVGAGSTVKWPTGLGGKGNDGIAAFVQRVPGSIGYVEYAYAKQNNLAYTKLVTADGEVIAPTADSFSAAARKIDWSKSFAQDLTNQKGENAWPITSTTFILVHQKQQNAEKGKEVLNFFNWAYDKGNQEAKNLDYAVLPVEVVEQIRAAWKTSIKDSNGKPIY, via the coding sequence ATGAAACTGATGCGTACCACCCTGACTAGTGTCATTGCCGCTGCGTTTTCAATGACCGCTCTTTCTGCACAGGCAACGACCTCGCTGACTGGTGCTGGCGCAACGTTCCCTGCCCCAGTTTATGCTAAATGGGCAGATTCCTATCAGAAAGAAACGGGTAACAAAATTAACTACCAAGGCATTGGATCCTCTGGTGGTGTTAAACAAATCAATGCAAATACTGTTGATTTTGGTGCTTCTGATGCACCATTAACAGACGAAAAATTACAAGCTGATGGTTTATTCCAATTCCCTACCGTGATTGGTGGCGTTGTTATGGCAGTCAATATTCCTGGTATCAAATCAGGTGAACTGACCTTAGACGGCGATACTATCGGTAATATCTATCTAGGTAAGATCCAAAAATGGAACGATCCTGCCATTAGCAAACTCAATCCGGGCGTAAAATTACCAGACCAGAATATCGCGGTTATTCGCCGTGCTGATGGTTCAGGAACATCTTTCGTTTTCACTAGTTATTTATCAAAAGTAAATAGCGCATGGAAAGATGAAGTAGGCGCTGGCTCTACTGTTAAGTGGCCGACAGGCTTAGGTGGAAAAGGGAATGATGGTATCGCAGCATTCGTTCAACGTGTACCAGGTTCAATTGGTTATGTTGAATATGCTTATGCGAAACAAAACAACCTTGCTTATACTAAATTAGTCACAGCTGATGGCGAAGTAATTGCACCAACAGCAGATAGCTTTAGTGCCGCAGCAAGAAAAATTGATTGGAGCAAAAGCTTTGCACAAGACCTAACTAACCAGAAAGGTGAAAATGCATGGCCGATTACTTCAACGACCTTTATCTTAGTGCATCAAAAACAGCAAAATGCAGAAAAAGGTAAAGAAGTGCTGAATTTCTTCAATTGGGCTTACGACAAAGGTAATCAAGAAGCGAAAAATCTAGATTACGCCGTATTACCAGTCGAAGTTGTAGAACAAATTCGTGCAGCATGGAAAACTAGTATTAAAGACAGTAATGGTAAGCCGATTTACTAA
- the pstC gene encoding phosphate ABC transporter permease PstC — protein sequence MAEHTTVIKAPSKRGDVIFSALVRLAALITLLLLTGIIVSLIFASWPSIQQFGLSFLWSKEWDPPAQEFGALVPIYGTIVTSIIALVIAVPVSFGIALFLTELAPNWLKRPLGIAIELLAAIPSIVYGMWGLFVFAPLFATYFQEPVGNVLSSIPIVGELFSGPAFGIGILAAGVILAIMIIPYIASVMRDVFEQTPVMMKESAYGIGCTTWEVIWNIVLPYTRNGVIGGVMLGLGRALGETMAVTFIIGNTYQLDSASLFMPGNSITSALANEFAEAETGLHTAALMELGLILFVITFIVLAISKFMTLRLSKNEGAR from the coding sequence ATGGCCGAGCATACAACGGTAATAAAGGCCCCTAGTAAACGAGGGGACGTTATTTTCAGCGCACTGGTTCGTCTAGCTGCGTTGATTACACTTTTGCTTTTAACAGGTATCATTGTTTCACTGATTTTCGCCTCATGGCCAAGTATTCAACAATTCGGCCTTTCATTCTTATGGTCGAAAGAGTGGGATCCTCCTGCTCAGGAGTTTGGGGCATTAGTGCCTATTTACGGCACCATTGTAACGTCAATCATCGCGCTGGTTATTGCCGTTCCTGTCAGCTTTGGTATCGCTCTTTTCTTAACTGAATTAGCCCCTAATTGGTTAAAACGACCGTTAGGTATCGCTATTGAGTTACTCGCGGCTATTCCAAGTATTGTCTATGGTATGTGGGGGCTATTTGTTTTCGCACCGCTCTTTGCAACCTATTTCCAAGAGCCTGTAGGCAATGTGCTTTCTTCTATCCCTATCGTTGGCGAGCTTTTCTCAGGCCCTGCTTTTGGTATTGGTATCTTAGCTGCGGGCGTTATCCTCGCTATCATGATCATTCCTTATATTGCGTCTGTAATGCGCGATGTGTTTGAACAAACGCCTGTTATGATGAAAGAGTCTGCCTACGGCATTGGCTGTACAACATGGGAAGTGATTTGGAATATCGTTCTACCTTATACCCGAAATGGCGTTATCGGTGGTGTGATGTTGGGATTAGGACGCGCCTTAGGTGAAACTATGGCAGTAACCTTTATCATCGGTAATACCTACCAATTAGACTCCGCCTCGCTGTTTATGCCGGGTAACAGTATTACGTCTGCATTAGCGAACGAATTTGCTGAAGCAGAAACGGGATTACACACTGCCGCATTAATGGAATTAGGGCTTATCCTGTTTGTCATCACCTTTATCGTCCTTGCGATTTCTAAGTTTATGACATTACGTTTATCAAAAAATGAAGGAGCGCGCTGA
- the pstA gene encoding phosphate ABC transporter permease PstA — MSKTSSSSLRVQTENELRVRHKRQLWRRQKNRIALFLSVSTMAFGLFWLTWILFSTFTKGFDGMSLALFTEMTPPPNTEGGGLANAIAGSGLLILWATVIGTPLGILAGIYLAEYGRRSWLAETTRFINDILLSAPSIVVGLFVYTIVVAQMQHFSGWAGIVALALLQIPIVIRTTENMLKLVPDSLREAAYALGTPKWKMISKITLKASVSGIITGVLLAIARIAGETAPLLFTSLSNQFWSTDLNEPIANLPVTIFKFAMSPFAEWQELAWAGVLLITLCVLFINIIARVLFAKRKHG, encoded by the coding sequence ATGTCTAAAACATCCTCTTCTTCATTGCGAGTTCAAACAGAAAACGAATTGCGTGTACGCCATAAACGCCAACTTTGGCGTCGTCAAAAAAACCGTATCGCACTGTTTTTGTCTGTCTCAACCATGGCATTTGGTCTTTTTTGGTTAACGTGGATTTTATTCTCCACCTTCACCAAAGGCTTTGATGGTATGTCATTAGCCCTTTTCACAGAGATGACTCCGCCACCTAATACGGAAGGTGGTGGATTGGCAAATGCTATTGCCGGTAGTGGATTACTCATCCTTTGGGCAACCGTGATTGGAACACCATTAGGCATTCTTGCAGGGATTTATCTTGCTGAATATGGTCGTCGCTCATGGCTTGCTGAAACCACACGTTTTATTAACGATATCTTGCTGTCAGCGCCATCCATTGTTGTCGGGCTCTTTGTCTACACCATTGTTGTCGCACAGATGCAGCACTTTTCAGGATGGGCAGGAATTGTCGCCTTAGCGTTATTGCAAATTCCTATTGTTATTCGCACCACTGAAAATATGTTGAAGTTAGTGCCTGATAGCTTACGCGAAGCCGCTTACGCATTAGGAACACCAAAGTGGAAGATGATCTCTAAAATCACCTTAAAAGCCTCGGTTTCAGGCATTATCACAGGTGTGTTATTAGCGATTGCGCGTATTGCAGGCGAAACTGCACCACTGTTATTTACTTCACTATCAAATCAATTCTGGAGCACAGACTTAAACGAACCGATAGCTAACCTACCTGTGACTATCTTTAAGTTCGCCATGAGTCCTTTCGCAGAATGGCAAGAGCTTGCCTGGGCTGGCGTATTACTTATCACCCTCTGTGTTCTATTTATCAATATTATTGCGCGCGTGCTATTTGCTAAACGCAAGCACGGTTAA